The following DNA comes from Micromonospora chokoriensis.
GCAACGGATCAGCGGGCTCGTCACGACGGCGGCCAACGGCACCGCCCGCAACCGCTCGCCCACCGCGACGGCCTGGGCGCGCCCGGTGTCGTCCAGCTCGACCGGTTGCCGGCCGGCCAGGCCGCCGTCGGCGTTCGCCGTGGTCCGGCCGTGTCGCAGAAGCAGAAGGGTCGCCACGGTGACCACCCTATGACCTGCGCTCCCGGTCGGGCCGTCGCGGGCTCCGGAGGCACCACCCGGGGTCGTCGCCGTCGGGGCGCGCCGAATGCCCGATCTTCGTGATCGACTCGGTTGTCAGGAAGTCGGGGTGTCGGGCCGCCCCGGACAGCGCGATTTCAAGGAAACCGAGTGGATCATGGGCGGGCGGCGGGCGGGGATGACGACCGCGGCCCCCGGCTCCGCCCGCAGGCGCAGCCGGGGGCCGTCGACGGGTGGGTCAGGTGGCGCTGATCGTGCCGGTCAGCAGCAGGGCCAGGACCAGGGTGCCCAGCGCGACCCGGTACAGCACGAAGACGTACAGGGTGTGGTGGGCGACATAGCGCAGCAGCCAGGCGATGGCCGCGTACCCGATGCCGAAGGCGATGACCGTGGCCACGATCATCTGCGCCACCGACGGCGTGGACGTGCCCGGGGCGGACGGTTCGAAGACGTCACCGAGGCTGAACACGCCGGACATCACCACCGCCGGGATGGCCAGCAGGAACGAGTACCGTGCCGCCGCCTCCCGGGTCAGGTTGAGCAGCAGGCCGGCGGTGAGCGTGCCGCCCGAACGGGACACCCCGGGGACCAGCGCCATGGCCTGGGCGAAGCCCATCACGATGCCGTCCTTCATCCGGAAGTTCTCCAGGGTGCGGGTCTGCCGACCCCAGTACTCGGCGAACGCCAGCACGAACGCGAACACGATCAGCGTGGTCGCCACCAGCCACAGGTTGCGCCCGGCCGTCTTGATCTGGTCCTTGAACAGGAAACCGAACAACCCGATCGGGATGGACCCGACGATCACGTACCAGCCCATCCGGTAGTCGAGGCTGGACCGCACCGACCTGTCCCGGATGCCGACCAGCCAGGTCCGGGTGATCCGCCAGATGTCCTTGGCGAAGTAGATCAACACGGCCGCTTCGGTGCCGAGCTGGGTGACCGCGGTGAACGACGCGCCGGCGTCGCGGTCGAAGAAGATCGCCGAGGTGATCCGCAGATGCCCCGACGAGCTGACCGGAAGGAACTCGGTCAGTCCCTGGACGATGCCCAGGACGATGGCCTCGACCCAGGTCACTCGCCAACTCCCGAAAGATCAAGTGCCTCGGCGACGGTACGCAGGGTCTGCACACCGCTCTCCCGGTCGGCCACGAACAGGGTCACCGACAGCGTGGTGACGCCGGCGGCGGCGTACTCCCGCATCCGCTCGGCGACGCGCTCCTTCGGGCCGAGCAGCGACGTCCGGTCGATGAACTCCATCGGCACGGCGGCGGCGGCGTCACGCTGCCGCTTGGCCAGGTACAGGTCCTGCACCTCGCGGGCGGCGTCGCCGTACCCCATCCGGGTGGCGAGCTGGTTGTAGAAGTTCTGCTGGCGGCTGCCCATGCCACCCACGTACAGCGCCGCGTACCAGCGCACCAGTTCCGCGCAGGACGCCACGTCGTCACCGATCACCACGGGCACCGACGGCACCACGTCGAACCCGGCCAGCTCCTTGCCGACCTTCGCCCGCCCGGCGCGCACCGAGGCGAGCTGCTCCTCGGCGAACTCCGGGGCGTAGAAGACGGCCAGCCAGCCGTCGGCGATCTCGCCGGCCAGCTCCAGGTTCTTCGGACCGACCGCGGCCAGGTAGATCGGTATGTGTTCGCGGGGTGGGTGGAAGCCCAGCCGCAGGGCCTTACCGGGGCCGTCCGGCAGCGGCAGCGTGTAGTGCTCGCCGTCGTACGCCACCTCCTTGCGGGCCACGGCCAGCTTCACGATGTCGACGAACTCGCGGGTCCGGGCGAGGGGCTTGGCGAACCGCACACCGTGCCAGCCCTCGGAGACCTGCGGGCCGGAGACGCCCAGGCCGAGGCGGAACCGGCCACCGGAGAGCGCGTCGATGGTGGCGGCGGTCATCGCGGTGGCCGCCGGCGTACGGGCGGGGATCTGCATCACCGCGGCGCCGACGTCGATGCGTTCGGTCTGACCGGCCATCCAGGCCAGCATGCTGGGCGAGTCGGAGCCGTAGGCCTCCGCCGCCCACACCACCGCGTAGCCCAGCCGGTCCGCCTCCTGCGCCAGGGCCAGGTGGTCGGCCGGTGTGCTCCACGCCGTCTGATATCCAAGACTGAGCCCGAGTCGCACTGGTCCTCCCCCATCCGTGGCACAGGTCGCACCAGGTTACGCAATGCCGATAACGGAGTCGATCACCGGCTCGACCCCTTTGGTCCCCCCTCCATCGGGACAGGACCGGGCGGCGGAACCGGCAGAACCGGCAGAGATACGGGAGCGAGGATATCCGTGGCGGCAGGTTCGAAATAAGGTTCACCCATGCAACAGCGACCGCTCGGCCGAAGCGGGCTGGCGGTTTCCCGGCTCGCGCTCGGCACCATGACCTGGGGCCGGGACACCGACGCCGACGATGCGGCCGCCCAGCTGAAGAGTTACCTGGACGCGGGCGGCAACCTGATCGACACCGCCGACGTGTACGGCGACGGCGACGCCGAGTCGGTGATCGGCTCGCTGCTGGGCTCCCTCGTGCCCCGCGAGGAGCTGCTGATCGCCACGAAGGCCGGGTTGCGGCCGGGCAGCGGCCGACGCCGGGACGGCTCCCGGGGTCACCTGCTGCGGACGTTGGACGCGTCGCTGCGCCGGCTCGGCACCGACCACGTCGACCTGTTCCAGGTGCACGGGTACGACCCGGACACCCCCCTGGAGGAGACCCTGGCGGCGCTGGACCACGCGGTGGCCAGCGGCAAGGTCCGCTACGTCGGTGTGTCGAACTTCTCCGGTTGGCAGACCGCGCGGGCCGCCGCCTGGCAGACCGCCTGGCCGGGCCGGGCGCCGGTGGTCGCCGCCCAGGTGGAGTACTCGCTGCTGGAACGGGGCGTGGAGCGGGAGGTGCTGCCCGCGTGCGACGCGCTCGGCCTGGGCGTGCTGCCGTGGTCCCCCCTGGGCCGGGGGGTGCTGACCGGCAAGTACCGGCACGGTCGTCCGGCGGACTCCCGGGCCGCGTCGCCGCACTTCGAACGGTTCGTCGCGACATACCTGGAGCCGCGCTGCTCCAGCATCGTGGAGGCGGTGGCGACCGCGGCCGGCGGGCTGGGTGTGTCGCCGCTGGAGGTGGCGTTGGCCTGGATCCGGGACCGGCCGGGGGTGACCGCGCCGATCCTGGGCGCCCGGACGGTGGGGCAGCTGCTCGGCGCTCTCCAGGTGGAACGCATCACACTGCCCGAGGAGATCACCACCGCGCTGGACGACGTGTCGGCGGTGCCGGTGGGCTACCCCGAGCGCGACGGCTGACCGGCCCGCCGGGTCGAGGCTGACCCGCCGGCCGCGTCAGGGCGACGGACGCCGGCCATCTCAGGGCGACGGACGCCGACCGGGAAGGTCGCCGAGCGCCGTGAAGAAGCGCGACTGGTCGTCACGCAGTGCGGGCTGGGTGAGCCGGAGCCACGAGCCGTCGTCGAAGGCGATCGTGGACGTGAGCTGCACGAGACCGGTCGCACTGCGCTCGGAGTCGAACCGGGCCACCCGACTGAGCGGCACACTCCAGAGCACCCGTGGTCGGCGCCGGTCCGGACGGTCGGCGTCCGGGCGGGAGCCCATCCGGAGCAGGTGCAGGTGGGTGTCGGTCACCGCGAACGGGGTGCCCGTGTAGCGATCCAGGAACAGCAGGAGGCTGCCGGCGAGGGTGGCGAGGTCGCCGCTGAAGACGTACCGGCGTCGGTAGGCGATCTCGGCGAGCTGGTCGGCCAGGGGCCGGTACAGGCTGAGTCGGAACAGCGCCCGGAACGCCTCCTGTTCCTCGGTGAGCGGGATCGGCTCCCGCTGGACGGGCTGGTGCGGCAGGTCCGGCTCCGGGGCGACCGCCTCCGGCAGGCCGGCGGCAACGGCACCCGCCTTGCCCGGCAGCAGCAGCACACCCGCCGCCATCCGCACCGGGGTGAGCACCGCATCGACCCAGACCACCGGGTTGACGATGTTGAGCAGGCCGAACAGCACCTTCGGGTCGAGGGAGTCGACGAACTTGTCGGCCATCACGTCGGCGAGCTGCCGGCCCGCCTTGTGCGTGTCCGGGCAGCGGACCGGGGCGAGGCCGACGTAGCGCAGCTCCTGCTCGGGCAGGAGCGGCGCCACCAGGGCACGTTCGGGTGCGTCGCTGGTGCGGAACTCCTCACGCAGCTCACGGGCCTTGTCCCGGGCCGCCCGCGCACCGCCGAGCACCGCGTCGGTGAACCGACCCAGCCGACCTCGCTGCTCTGCCGTCACGCCGTACCTCCTCGACCGGGGCTACCGGCCCGCGGGTTGACCCGCGGGCGGCTGCCCGAAGACATTCTGGTCGATCCAGTCGGCGCCACCCTGCACCGCCTGGTCGATCTGGTCACCGACCTGCTCGCCGCCGGGAATGGACAGCCCGCTGGTGAACGCGACGGTCCCCCAGGTGACGCCGTGGACGACCGAGTTCGGCACGTTCCACGGAAGGTTGGTCGCCCAGTCCCGCGCGATCACCCGAGCGCCGTCGGCGACGCCGTGCGTCCGCAGCGCGGAGGCCCGGTCGAAAACACCCATGTCGAACGGCGAACCGGACTTGCCCAGCTTGTAGGTGCCCTTGGTGGGGTCGAAGATCTTGTGGAACCACTTGTCGGCCTTGCCCGCGGCGTGGCGCTTCTCGACGTACTTCCTGCCGGTACGCAGCTTGTCCTGCATGGCGACCAGCTTGTCGAGGTGCGCCTGGAGCTTCCGCAGGGACAGCATGACCCGTTGGAGCAGGCGGATGACCTTCTGCAGGTGCGCCGCCAACGGGCGCAGGACCTTCAGCGCCCGGGTGACCACGATCAAGGCCCTGGTCACCGTCACGCCCACGCCGGCGACCCAGGACGCCCCCATGGTCACCGGCGCCATCAGCAGCGCCGTCACCAGCGTCACGAGCATCCAGTTCACGAACTCGACGCAGAGGTCCACGAGGACGTCGTGGACGGTCTGCAGACCGTCGGCGACGCTGCGCAGGTACTCCGCTGTCGCGGCGAACTGCTCGGCGACGTCGAGCATCTGCTGTTCGACCTCGGCCAGCCGCTTCCCGTACGCCACGCCGGAGGGTGAGGCCCACCCGGCCTGCGCGGACTCCCGGGTGCCGCGGTGCCCCTGCGCCAGGTCGCGGACCTGCGTGGCCAACGCGTCCCACTCGGCGGCCTTGGCGCGCAGGACGGCGGGCTCACCGTCGACCAGCTCGACGAGCTGGATCAGCGGCCAGGCCAGCGTGCGGCAGACGCTGTCGACGGCGTCCTCCACTCCGGAGAGCGCGTTGTCGAGGCCGTTCCACAGCTCGACGGCGCTGCCGGCCGGCCCGCTCATCCGGGCAGCCCCGACTGGATGGCCTTGAACCCGGCGTCGAGGTCCCGCTCGTTGCGCTCGTACGCCTCGACCGTGTCGCCCAACGCCGCGCCGACCCGACCGAACGCGGCGTGCGCGGCGGCGAACAACTCCTTGCCACCGGTGACCTGCTCGGCGTACTTCGCGCGCAGCAGGTCACTGGCGAACGGCAGGTGGCCGAAGGCGTCCGACGGCACGTCACCGGCCGAGACGATCTGCGCCTCCAGCGCGGCGAGCGAACTGGCGACGTGTTTCGCGGCTGTCTCCAGTCGACGGACCGCCTGCACGTCGACATCGATGTCCGGTGGCATGCCGTTCCTCCCCCATGAGCCGAGCGAACCGACGATACGATCTCCCGGCCACCGGGCACCACCCGGTCGCACGATCCACGGGGGAGGGATCTCATGACGGACCCGACGTCCGCGTTCGACGCGCTGGCCGGGCGGATCGCCGATATCGAGCGCCGGTTCGCCGGGCTGGGCGACGAGCTGGCCGCGCTGTCGGGCACCGCTACCGACGAGAGTGGCCTGGTCTCGGCGACCGTCGACGCCACCGGGGCGCTGACCGGCCTCACTCTCGCGCCCGCCGCGCTGCGCGCCGGCACCGAGGGCGTGGCGGAGCTGGTGCTCGACGCGTACCGGCGGGCCCGCGCGGCCGCCGGCGACCACGTCGACGAGCACACCGAGGGGTTGGACGGCGCGCTCGGCGCGAGCCTGGGCGACCTGTTCGGCACGCCGGGCGACTTCTCGGCCCTGGGCCGCCTGGAGGAGACCGTGGCCCGGCTCGGCCGGCTGGACGCCCGCCTGCCCGGCCCACCGGCGTGACGTCGCCGACCTGGCCGGAGATCGTCACGCGGCTGCGGGACACGATCGCCCGCTGCGACCGGGACACCGACCTGGAACTCTCCGCCGGTCCGCGCGGCATCCGCCTGCTGGTGCGCCGCGAGGTCGTGCGGGTGGTCAGCCCCGGCCACGACGAGGCACGCCTGGCCGCACTGGGGTGGCACCGTCCGACCGGCGACGAGGCCTGGTGGTACGAGGTTCCGCGCACCCCGCAGCAGGTGGAGCGACTCAGTGCGCTCGTGGCCCGTACCGCCGCCGAGGTGTTGACCGACCGGCCGGGTGCGCTCTCCTGCCGGGCGGTGCCGCCGGCCGCGCGCCCCGGCTCGCCGCAGCGACCGGCCCCGACCCGGCCGACTGCGGCTGCGGCCGAGGCGGCTGCGGCCGAGGCGGCTGCGGCCGAGGCGGCTGCGGCCGAGGCGGCTCGGACCGGGCCGAGTCCGACCGGGGCGGCTCCGACCGGGGCGGCTCCGACCGGGGCGGCTCCGACCGGGGCGGCGGAGCCGGCGGTGGTGGCACTCCTCGGCGCGGCCGTCGACCGGCGTGACCTGCCCGGCTACCTCGCAGTGCTGGCCGGCGCGACGGTGTGCGTGCCGCTGGCCGGGGAACCGATGCCGGATGCCGAGTTCCCGTGGACGGTGATCGGCGACGCGACCGGCGCGCCGCTGCTGCCGGTCTTCACCTCGCCGAAGGCGCTCGCCGCGTTCGCCGGGGACGGGGTGTCGTTCGTCGCGCTGCCCTGCGCCGACCTGTTCGAGGACTGGCCGGCCCCCTCCTGGGGGCTGGCGGTCGACCCGGGCAGCGCCCAGGCGGTCGCGCTGTCCGCGCCGGCGCTGGCGACCCTGCTGACGGCGAACGCCCCCACCCGCTGAGTTCCAGGGCGGCCGTCACCGCACTGCCCCGTCGATCATGGAGTTGTGGTGGGTGACAAAGATGCGCACATGGGGCGAATTCGGACACCACAACTCCATGATCGGCGCGGACCTGTGGGGGCTCATCCACCGGGGCGGGGGGTTGGCGCGACGGGAGGGCTCATCAGCGGCGTCGGTCACCCCCGAGGGGGTTGGGGTGGCAAATGGCCGCTGGGCTGGGCAGCATGGATAGCATGGACTACGAATACGCGCCGCTGCGGTTGCCGCCGAACGTCGACCGGTTGACCGCCGCGGCGCAGTTGGCGATCCAGGCGGAGTTCTCCGGATGGGAGCTGGCCCGGGTGCGGCTCTACCGCGACGGCACGCGGCAGGTGGTGCTCCGCCGTCGACTGGTCAACCAGCCGCAGCCGGGCCTGTCGTACTGAGCGGGCCGTGCCGCCGGTGAACGATATACCCCAGAATCATATTCATACCTCTGAGGTATATCGCTCACCGGCACCTCGACACGGCGAGCGCACACCGGCCCGGGTGCGGGCGTACCGTCTAGTGCTGGTGCCCCGCGTGGTCGTGATCGTCGTCGAGCTCCATGAACGGGTGCTCGTCGAGCCGGCCGACGAGCCGGTCGTCGGCCGCCGGTTGGAACGGGCCGACCGCGTCGTCGTCGTCGAACGACTCCAGGTCGACGGGGGTGCCCACCTCGCTGACCATCACCACCCCGTCGAGTGGCTCCAACTCCGGGACGTCCAGCGCGCCGAGCGAGCCGTCGCCGCTCTGCAGCAACTCCAGCACCGCCTCGCCGACGCCCTCCACCGGTGCCGGCTCGTCGTCCTCCGGGGTCCCCTCCCGCCGGGCGGCCTCGGCCACGCGCAGCAGCGCGGCCACGCTCGGCACCCGGTAGTCACGGCGCTGGCGCACCGAGATCACCCTCGGGTGCGGGTCACTGGCCTCGGCACCGTCGACGCCGCCGAAACGCTCGTCGGCCTCGTCCGGGTCGATCGAGTCGACATCCCACGGCGTCACCTCGCCGAAGGCGTCGAGCAGCCGCTCGTCGTACGCGAAGGAGGCGTTGTTCAACGCCACGTACGCCTGCCAGACGTCGTCGTCGTCGACGCGGCCCTGGGCGGCGCGTACAGCGGCCAGGTGGTGGCGGGCCGCTTCGATCACGCGCTCGAGAGCGGCGTCCAGCTCACCGTGCTGGTCGGTCATGTGGGGCAGTCCCTTCGGATAAGCAGGTTGCGCGCCGACGGCAAGTGCCGGACACGACTAGCAGGTGCGCAGGAACCGGTCGAGCACCCGCACGCCGAACTGTAGTCCGTCGACCGGAACGCGCTCGTCGATGCCGTGGAACAACGCCGAGAAGTTCAGGTCGGCGGGCAGCTTGAGGGGGGCGAACCCGAAGCAGCGGATGCCGAGCTGGGAGAACGCCTTGGCGTCGGTGCCGCCGGAGAGCATGTACGGGACCGGGCGCGCCCCCGGGTCCTCGGCGCGCAGGGCGGCAGACATGGCCTCGACCAGGTCACCGTCGAAGGTGGTTTCCAGCGCCGGCTGCCGCTGGATGTACTCGATCGCGATGTCCGGGCCGACCAGCTCGCGCAGCTGTCGCTCCAGCAGCTCGGACTGGCCGGGCAGGCTGCGGCAGTCGATGGTGGCGGTGGCGCGGCCGGGGATGACGTTGTCCTTGTAGCCGGCGCTCAACCGGGTCGGGTTGGCGGTGTTGCGGATCGTCGCGCCGATCAGGTTGGCGATCGGGCCGAGCTTGGCGATGGCCGTCTCCGGGTCGTCCGGGTCCAACTCGACGCCGAGCAGGTCGGAGACCTCGGTCAGGAACGCCCGTACGGTGTCGGTGACCACCACCGGGAAGCGGTGCCGGCCGATCCGGGCGACCGCCTCGGCGAGCGCGGTGACCGCGTTGTCGTCGTGCACCATCGAGCCGTGCCCGGGGCGACCCTTGGCGTGCAGCCGCAGCCAGTCGATGCCCTTCTCGGCGGTCTCGATCAGGTAGAGCCGCTGGCTGTCGTTGACCGAGTAGGAGAAGCCGCCGACCTCGCCGATCGCCTCGGTGCAGCCGTCGAAGAGGCCCCGGTGGTTGTCCACCAGGAAGCGGGCGCCGTAGTCGCTGCCCGCCTCCTCGTCGGCGGTGTACGCGAGCACGATGTCGCGCGGCGGTCGTACGCCGGTGCGCTGCCAGTGCCGCACGACGGCCAGGACCATCGCGTCGAAGTCCTTCATGTCGATGGCGCCGCGACCCCACAGGTAGCCGTCGCGCAGCTCACCGGAGAGCGGGTGCACCGACCACTCGTCGGCGTCGGCGGGCACCACGTCCAGGTGGCCGTGCACCAGCAGCGCGCCCCGGCTCGGGTCGGTGCCCGGGATGCGGGCGACCACGTTCGCCCGGCCCGGCGCGGACTCGTGCAGGACGGACTCCACGCCCACCTCGGCGAGCTTCTCCGCCACGTACTCGGCCGCGCGGCGCTCACCGACGCTGGTGTCGTTGTCACCGGTGTTGGTGGTGTCGATGCGCAGCAGGTCGCGGCAGAGGTCGACGACCTCTGCGGTCGGGTCGATGCGGGGGGAGGCGGCGTCGCTCGTCATCGCCTCTTCATACCAGCCCGAGGTGGCCGACGGGCCGGCGCACCGGCGTGGTCGGGCCGGCGCGCCGACGCGCGCGGGTCGACGCATCGACGGGTCGGTTTCGCGGTGACCGCGTTCGGGTACCGCCGCCCACGACCGAACGTCCCCTGCCGGAGCTTCCGCCCGCCAGTCGAGGAGGGCACCATGTCCGCCGTTCCCCTACCACCGCTGCCGCCCGCGCCCGCACCCGAGGAGGGCTACCGCCCCGCCGGTCGCAGCATCGCCGACATCGTCGACCGGGAGCATCAGCAACTGCTGTCGCTGGTGGAGCAGTTGACCGGCCCGGAGTCCACACCGCAGGAGGCGCTGGCGGTGCTCACCGCCGCGTTGTCGCGGCACCTGTCCGCCGAGGAGCAGTACCTGTTGCCGGCGGTACGCGCGGCGCTGCCGGCCGCCGGCGAGCGGGTGGACGCCGAGATCACCGCCGACGCCGGCCTGCTGAACGCCCTGAAGGGCCTCACCGACGAGGCGCTGACCGACGTCGCCGGGCGGGTTCGTCACCACGTGGACGGTGTCGGCGCGCTCGTCACCGAGCTGCGGGCGGCCGCGACCGAGGAGGAGCTGATCCGCCTGGGCAACCGGTTGGAGATCGCCGAGGAGGCGGCGCCGACCCGCCCCCACCCGGGCACGCCGGCCACCCCTCCGTGGAACCGGATCGTGGAGCCGGCGGTCGGTGTGGTGGACAAGGTCCTCGACGCGGTGACCCGGCGACCGACCTACCTGGCGGACCTGCCGGAGCCACCCCGCGACTGAGCGCGGACCCCGCCCGGCAATGCATTCATTATCACCGATCCGCTCGGGCTATTCCGCCGGGTGACGCTGTAGTCCTACCGTCACCCTATGAACCTGGAGCTGCGTCACCTGCGGGTGGTCTGCGCGATCGCGGAGACGGGGAGTGTGACGAAGGCGGCGTCGGCGCTCGGCCTGGCCCAGCCGGCCCTCACCGCCCAGCTCCAACGCATCGAGCGGACGCTGGGCGGCCCGCTGTTCGACCGGGACCGGCGTGGTGCCCGGCCCACCGCGCTCGGCGAGCTGGTGCTGGCCCGCGCCCGGGTGCTGCTGCCGGCGATGAAGGGGCTGCAGGACGAGGCTGCGCGGTTGGCCGGGGCCGGCGGTGCCCCCACCTGCTACCGGTTCGGTGGGGTGAACAGCCCGATCCTGGGTCGGTTGGTGCACCGGTTGGCGGCCGCGCAGCCGCCGGCCCAGATCACCACATTCGCCTCCTGGTCGGTGGACGAGTTGGCGCAGTTGGTGTCCGGCGGTCGGCTGGACTTCGCGCTGACCGGTGTGTGCGGCGACGCCAGCCCGTCCGCCGGTTTCGGGTTGAGCTGGCAGGAGGTGGCCATCGACCCGGTGCTGGTGCTGCTGCCGGAGACGCACCCCCTCGCCGCCCACGACGAGGTGCGCCTGGCGGACCTGCGCCACGAGCAGTGGGTGGCCGCGCCGGGTGACGGCTGCTTCGGCGACTGCTTCGCCGCCGCGTGCGCCCGTGCCGGTTTCACCCCCCGCAAGGTGTACGAGACCGACATCCGCGGCTGCATCGACCTGGTGGACGCCGGTGTGGCGGTGGCGCTGTGCCAGGCGACGTTCCGCCCGGTGGCCGGGTTGGTGACCCGTCGGCTCGCCGGGACACCGCTGCGCTGGCGGCTCCTGCTCGGCTGGCACCCGGACTCCCCCGCCGCCCAGGGCGCCGAGATGGTGGTGGAGACGGCCAAGGCGGCGTACGTCGACTCGTTGGCCCCGCATCCCGCGTACCTGGCCTGGCTGATGAGCAACCCCGGGTTCGGGGTGCGGCAGCCCAGCGGGATCCGGCCGGTCTGAGCGCAGGGTGGGGTGCGAACCGCCGTTGGCCGGGTATCTGGCGGACATGACGGACCTCTACCCGCCCGCCGACGACCGCGAACTGCTGCGCCAGGCGGCCGCCGCGCACACCGCCGCCACCCGCGACGTGGAGGCGTTCCTGCGCCGCCTGCCGACGGTGCCCGACCCGGCCGACGTCACCGAGTACGCGAACCTGCTCACCCGGGAGGACCAGACCCGTGGTGACCGGGACGCGGCGGCGGACGCCGCCGGACTGACCATCGCCAGCCTGGAATCCGACCAGGGCCAGTAGCGGCACATGTCGACGGTGCCGTCCCGGAGGCGGGGCGGCACCGTCGAATGGCACGGTCAGCGTTCGACGAGCGGGTCGTGTCCCAGGTCGAGCAGGGAGTGTCGCCAGTCGTCGTCGGCGTTGCCGCGCGACGGCTTGGCGTCCATCAGCTCGCGGATGCGCTCGACCGCCTCCCGCATCACCTCGATGTCCTCCGGGGTGAGGTCGACCTTGCGCTTGTTCAACACCTTGAGGATCTCCCGGCCCGGCTGGGGCAGGTCGAGGTTCGGGTTCGGGCTGAACGACTCCTCCCCGGAGCCCCGCGTCAGCAGCCACGTGCGTAGCTGCTCCGACGGGACGTTCACCTCGGCGTGGAAGTCCTCCCAGAGCACTTCCACCTCGGGGTCGAGCCGCGCTTCGCGTACCATCAGGTCTCCTCTCGCCGGCGGTGCCCGGACGTCTCCGGGTCGTCCTCCTGGTCGGTCTTCGGATGCAGGCCCTCGGCGGGCACCCGCGTGCGGCGGGGGTTCGCGGTGGGCGGCGCCAGGATCGGGTCGGGATGGTCGTCCTCGTCCCGGGGTTTCGCGGGCTCGCGTGGGTGCTCGTTCTCGTCTCGTCGTGCCGGCCCGCTCATCGTGGGTGTGTGGTCGTGGCGGGGGTGTACCCGCGCTCGCCGGCGCTCACGTCGAAGGTGAGCGCGCCGTCGCGGACGTCCACCGTGACCTTCTGCCCCGGCGAGATCGCCGATTCCAGCAGCATCCGGGACAGGTGGTTGTCCACCTCCCGCTGGATCACGCGGCGCAGTGGGCGGGCGCCGAACTCCGGCTGGTAGCCGTGTTCGGCGAGCCAGTCGATGCCGGCGGTGGTGAACTCCACCTGGAGGTCCTGGGCGTGCATGCGGCGGCGGGTCTCCTCCAGCAGCAGCGCGGTGATGTCGCGCAACTGCTCGGCCTCCAGCCGGCGGAAGATGATGACCTCGTCGATGCGGTTGAGGAACTCCGGGCGGAAGTTCTCCTGCAGGCGACGCATCAGCCGCTCGCGCAGTTCGTCGTTCTCCTGCTCGCTGCCGACGTCGCCGGCGCCGAAGCCGACGGCCCGCTGGGCGCCGGTGATCAGCTCGGAACCGAGGTTGCTCGTCATGATCAGCACGGTGTTCTTGAAGTTCACCGTCCGACCCTGGCTGTCGGTGAGCCGCCCGTCGTCGAGCACCTGGAGCAGGATGTTGAACACGTCGGGGTGGGCCTTCTCGATCTCGTCGAGCAGCACCACCGCGTACGGGCGGCGGCGGACCGCCTCGGTGAGCTGGCCGGCCTCCTCGTAGCCGACGTATCCGGGCGGCGCGCCGACCAACCGGCTGACGGTGTGCCGTTCCTGGAACTCGCTCATGTCCACCCGGACCATCCGGTCCGCCTCGCCGAACAGCGCCTCGGCCAGGGCGCGGGCCAACTCGGTCTTGCCCACGCCGGTG
Coding sequences within:
- a CDS encoding M20/M25/M40 family metallo-hydrolase, encoding MTSDAASPRIDPTAEVVDLCRDLLRIDTTNTGDNDTSVGERRAAEYVAEKLAEVGVESVLHESAPGRANVVARIPGTDPSRGALLVHGHLDVVPADADEWSVHPLSGELRDGYLWGRGAIDMKDFDAMVLAVVRHWQRTGVRPPRDIVLAYTADEEAGSDYGARFLVDNHRGLFDGCTEAIGEVGGFSYSVNDSQRLYLIETAEKGIDWLRLHAKGRPGHGSMVHDDNAVTALAEAVARIGRHRFPVVVTDTVRAFLTEVSDLLGVELDPDDPETAIAKLGPIANLIGATIRNTANPTRLSAGYKDNVIPGRATATIDCRSLPGQSELLERQLRELVGPDIAIEYIQRQPALETTFDGDLVEAMSAALRAEDPGARPVPYMLSGGTDAKAFSQLGIRCFGFAPLKLPADLNFSALFHGIDERVPVDGLQFGVRVLDRFLRTC
- a CDS encoding hemerythrin domain-containing protein, which codes for MSAVPLPPLPPAPAPEEGYRPAGRSIADIVDREHQQLLSLVEQLTGPESTPQEALAVLTAALSRHLSAEEQYLLPAVRAALPAAGERVDAEITADAGLLNALKGLTDEALTDVAGRVRHHVDGVGALVTELRAAATEEELIRLGNRLEIAEEAAPTRPHPGTPATPPWNRIVEPAVGVVDKVLDAVTRRPTYLADLPEPPRD
- a CDS encoding LysR family transcriptional regulator, whose protein sequence is MNLELRHLRVVCAIAETGSVTKAASALGLAQPALTAQLQRIERTLGGPLFDRDRRGARPTALGELVLARARVLLPAMKGLQDEAARLAGAGGAPTCYRFGGVNSPILGRLVHRLAAAQPPAQITTFASWSVDELAQLVSGGRLDFALTGVCGDASPSAGFGLSWQEVAIDPVLVLLPETHPLAAHDEVRLADLRHEQWVAAPGDGCFGDCFAAACARAGFTPRKVYETDIRGCIDLVDAGVAVALCQATFRPVAGLVTRRLAGTPLRWRLLLGWHPDSPAAQGAEMVVETAKAAYVDSLAPHPAYLAWLMSNPGFGVRQPSGIRPV
- a CDS encoding DUF3140 domain-containing protein, giving the protein MVREARLDPEVEVLWEDFHAEVNVPSEQLRTWLLTRGSGEESFSPNPNLDLPQPGREILKVLNKRKVDLTPEDIEVMREAVERIRELMDAKPSRGNADDDWRHSLLDLGHDPLVER